The genomic region atatctcaaaagcaAACTTCGTGAActcaatcgactcagctcatcaagCGTCTCCGATGGTTTCTTCTGGgagttacaaatttcgtggaaaaCTTAATGTGTAGATATATTCCGTTCAGGAAAAAAATTGGAGATTCTCTCAATAATTGTTAATCTCGGTAAGCATAATTATGACATCGAAACAAGCTCACCTCGAATTTTCGGAGAAGGATATTTATTTGCTTCTAAATATGAGCTCTAGGAACCACGATTTGCGAGTTTGTTAAATATGAATCCTTTGGACTTAAAATTTTCGATGGAGCTCTTGGATCCACGACTTCCGAGTTCGTTAAAAAGTGGAACCTTTGGATTTTGAACTTTGGGCGAATAACTGGATACGAAATTACCATATCAACAGTAATGAAATCAAAGGGGGAACAACCATAACCACCACGGTGAGCTCTTGCACGATAATCAACTTCAGCTCGTATTAATAATGACCCTATATCGGGAGGTCTAAGTATGTCGTGACAGCTAGCCAGTATTATCTAAcataacataacctaacctttGTTCAGTAGGCACGGTTAATATACGATTTTGCTAACTTTCATACTGCAACATGGAAAACTAAGGACTTTAAGGATCCAAGCGAAGTTCCCTACCCGGGAAATGATTGGATATTGCAACTgttattttaaattcgaaaaagATATAAAAGCGTTAAGACTTACCGACGTTAATCGATACCGACCGTGTATGAGACGGGAGTTAGATGacagaaaattctaaaaaaaagagTCCTGAGCATgatattggttttatttttgagcTTGAAATTACTCggttgtatattttttcaaatacaattcTCTTCCAAACCGAAtactttgcaatatttttaattcgtttTAATCATTTTGTCGTTCTTGTCAGATGCAACAGCTTTTTGTCCCTTCCGTAAATATGTGCGTACATAGAATTTGCCAAATAAATACAACATTATGAAAGATTGAAAGACAGCAAACCACAGCAAGCCCTTGGGAAACTCACATTGCGGCCGAAAGATCAACGGATAGGAGTGATGCAGTAGAACCAGTACGAAATGCGTCAGCTGCAATCTTGTGATGTATTTCTTCCACCACAAACCCGTTTTCATATTCAGCGCCGACATGAAGTAATACGTGTACATGAAACCATGCACCGCACAATTCATTATAACGACGCTGGCGTATTGGCCCACACCACCATAATAGGTGGCCAGATAGTAGTTGAAGGTGCTCATCATTATGTGATGGTAAACGTGCAGGAAGGACACCTGCTTGAAGCTTTTGCGCAGCACAAAGAAGATCGTCTCCACATAATCGATCACTTTCAAGAGGTAAAAAGCGTAGAGTCCGCGTAAGTTGAGCTTCTGCAGCGTCGGTGAGTTAGGATATTTGGCTAGACAACCGAAATCGGGCACTTCCGCACGGTGCGTATAGAACGTGACGATCATCTGAAGGAATGCGAACAGATTGGAATTTTTTTCTTggattattttgcaaaactatGCACAGACTTTGTCGCACAACTCACCACGTAGCACAGCAAGCAATTGGCGAGTACTTGTAGAAAATTATAGATTAAAATCACTTTTTTGATATTGTACGGCTTGCGGTTGCGCATGAAAACCGGCCCGATGACCAGCACGATGGCGAGGTAGGCCAATGTTAGCGCAATGATTGGCACAGGTGAGCCGAGTAGTGGCAATTGCTCGGCCACAGGATCTGTAAGTTAAGAGAAATTGAGTAGACAAgtgtcaaaatattatttaaatttatattccaATTGACATTACCGCGCTCGTGAAATATGCTTTCTAAACTTAGTGACATTTGTCGACTTTAAGAGTTTACGGACGTATTAAACAAAATGTTTGAGAGCACCAAACGGGTCCAGCGTAACTTATAAACAGCTCAGCGTCTAATAAATTATTGTTATGTGAGTTTAAATGCGAGCTCTATGCAAatgttaaatgttttttattgtaaatataaaacgGAGTTTGTACGCACAGAGTAAGCTACGAGCAAAACAAAACGAATTGAAGAGTAAGGTAGTGATAAAATCGGGCGCTGCCGAACATTACTTAGGCGCTGAATGTGGGAAGTTACATaccgattttaataattttcatcacCGAATAACATAATGCTAACAGAAATATTATCGCTCAAATTGAAATGTTGGATAAGCTTAACCAAAGGCCCGTCTTTGAATATAATGTTTATGCCAGAGAATAGGCAAACAGTGGGCGGAAAGCAGTATATTTAGTTGGACAGTGGACAGTGTCTTTCAGGCCCAGGTTGCAGTCATTAAGGTATCAGCAGATACCATTCCGATATCagagccttgaactcatttatagtgcgttcagggctggtgGAAGACTGCCTGACCTCGCTATTAATAGCATCGAATGcatttgtgataagactggtatgagGCCACAGAGGAATCGCAGTAAACTGTAAAACTGATGaactagcaaggaaaggcacttCAGAGCctttatcggtagaatgggagcggatcgGTGCTCCCTTATCCGCTTGTGGTCTACTATTAAATAGCTgtgcttcgcggaagcttggtcaGCGCTGGGACACAATCGGTagatgcgctgtcgcaaaagccttttggcccaagatcgatggCAAAAGATCAGGTGATCTCTTTGCCTCAGTAAGGTTAGCCCTCCCCAGCAGTGGGGCTTTTAACGGGCCATTACCCTATTGGCGTtcacgcagtaaggctgggaatcctaccgGACGCAGCGAAAGCCGTATGGAgaaagatgaggtggaaacaactcaacacttccttcttgacttgacgaataacacgcgtgatgttttgctccaaggtgtGAATCaaagcaggattgtcagcagaGACTTTGGACTTTAtttatccccacagaaaaaagtgtaacggtgtgatatcactcgattttggtagccaatcgaccggttcaaaacgtgaaattcGCTGCttaccgaagtattctctcaataaatccattgtttGCGATATGTAGGAAGCGGCACTATCTTATTAAAACCAAAAGTCGCCCAGATCAAGAGCTTCAATTACAGGTATCAAATTgatggttatcatggcgcgataatggtcgccattgacggttctaaccggcataatttttgaagaaatatggctGGATGATTCCACCGACTCCCAAACctcaccaaaccgttgtttttctgtatgaagtggcagctcttgaatctcttcaggtagcTTTTCGTCTTATATGCAGCAATTTCGCTTTCTTAatacctattgagccagaaatgtaCCTCATCGCTCAACAAAATTTGggttgaaaacgtcggatcttcttggaactttttaagaacCCATAAAGCGAAACGATGTCGcctgggaaggtcgagcggcttcagttcttgcattttgtatttttcacggtttcaatttaagatctccacgtaaaatgcgccaagtcgttctatAGGTCAATCCGAGTTcctgcgaacggcgccaaatcgactctccacggtcttagctcttagctacggctgctatattttcatcaCCACTTGCTGGACTTGGtttatttggtcgaatattatccaataatgaatgctgggcctcaagatgggtgatgctGTTACGactagtatgctcagtaggccgactATGTCGATCATAAGGTAATCAGCCGAAGTAAACGCTTTTGCTTGCTCCGATTTAACTCTGTTTTGACAGATTAACTGGTAATTTACTGTTAATTGATTTTAAGGTAAGAGTTGTATGAAGACGGGCGTGGTCATTAGCCGGTTTCGTCCAATTTTTCAAAGACAGGGGTTAAATTAACTCTTCAATCCTGCTATGCTATTTGCGGCGTCTACACTCATATCGAatgatttgtgggcgtggcaatgatCCGATTCCAGCCACTTACGCATGAAGTCTCTTCCGATATTATACACCTTTGCCGCACGCTGCGCGGGTATAAAAATGCGAAAGAAATTGttgtagaaaattttttgacgcaaaaagaaagaaaacattataaataattatatgcatTCCAGCAATTATATAAGCAACAGTAAATATTTAAGTACGCACCCAACCTTGTTAACATAATTAAAAGCATATTATTGCACTAAAAGCAATTTAGCTGTTAGTGACAAGTACAAAATAGgaacataatacatacatatgtatatgtatatcgtcaactaaaatgcaaaacaatgtatcataaaacaatcgaaattgagtttttttattgcttacaattcactacataatattacatacatataggcaggattgtcagcttccgctgtcagttATAACCAATTCATAACCATTtaataac from Bactrocera tryoni isolate S06 chromosome 3, CSIRO_BtryS06_freeze2, whole genome shotgun sequence harbors:
- the LOC120771792 gene encoding elongation of very long chain fatty acids protein F-like, whose protein sequence is MSLSLESIFHERDPVAEQLPLLGSPVPIIALTLAYLAIVLVIGPVFMRNRKPYNIKKVILIYNFLQVLANCLLCYVMIVTFYTHRAEVPDFGCLAKYPNSPTLQKLNLRGLYAFYLLKVIDYVETIFFVLRKSFKQVSFLHVYHHIMMSTFNYYLATYYGGVGQYASVVIMNCAVHGFMYTYYFMSALNMKTGLWWKKYITRLQLTHFVLVLLHHSYPLIFRPQCEFPKGLLWFAVFQSFIMLYLFGKFYVRTYLRKGQKAVASDKNDKMIKTN